Proteins from one Bactrocera neohumeralis isolate Rockhampton chromosome 3, APGP_CSIRO_Bneo_wtdbg2-racon-allhic-juicebox.fasta_v2, whole genome shotgun sequence genomic window:
- the LOC126754142 gene encoding sorting nexin-6 isoform X1: MLNFYSNILQKSQEPKSKISNTRFKRYSVYRNNGSIESVNIKSVLVHMQDGTDDLATVENLAKSTPLGVENSISTNNPTIMEVSSPNTQRETEGGNPLATNTNNGSGTVTSESSSSAITPAALAENTLHVEISDALSEKDKVKFTVHTRTTLPGFVKQDNNVVRQHEEFVWLHDRFEENEEYAGYIIPPCPPRPDFDASREKLQRLGEGEGNMTKEEFKKMKSELEAEYLATFKKTVAMHEVFLRRLANHPVFRVDQHLKVFLEYDQDLCAKPRKKMAIFGGFVKSLGKTTDEILMSATVRDVNDFFENELQFLIEYHGHLRDAAVRTEKMTQRHKEVSECHQKISNALMQLSTAEKGSMETFCAKSAEIFEKIKNLEARVSSDQDLKLGDTLRYYQRDSDAAKALLIRRLRCLAAYEAANRNLEKARAKNKDVHAPLDVQEAEAAQAEACEKFESMSACGKEELVGFRNRRVAAFKKGLVELAELEIKHARTQYEYLRQSLLALKEIA, encoded by the exons ATGTTGAATTTTTATAGCAATATCCTTCAAAAGTCCCAAGAACccaaatcaaaaatatcaaatacgCGATTCAAGAGATATTCAGTGTATAGAAACAATGGCTCTATTGaaagtgtaaatataaaaagtgtgtTGGTGCATATGCAG GACGGAACGGATGACTTAGCAACAGTTGAAAATCTGGCTAAAAGTACGCCACTCGGCGTAGAAAATAGCATTTCAACCAACAATCCAACAATAATGGAAGTTTCTTCTCCTAATACACAACGGGAAACCGAAGGCGGAAATCCTTTAGCAACTAATACAAATAACGGCAGTGGTACTGTCACCTCCGAGTCGTCTTCATCAGCAATCACACCTGCTGCGCTCGCGGAAAATACTTTGCATGTGGAAATTTCCGATGCTTTGAGTGAAAAGGATAAAGTTAAGTTTACCGTGCACACACGAACAACCTTGCCCGGTTTTGTGAAGCAAGACAATAATGTGGTACGTCAGCACGAGGAATTTGTTTGGTTGCACGACCGTTTCGAAGAAAATGAAGAATATGCCGGTTATATT atACCACCATGCCCGCCACGCCCCGACTTCGATGCCTCGCGAGAAAAATTACAGCGGCTTGGAGAGGGCGAAGGCAATATGACAAAGGAAGAATTTAAGAAAATGAAGTCCGAACTCGAAGC cGAATACTTGGCCACCTTCAAGAAAACAGTAGCCATGCATGAAGTTTTCTTGCGCCGACTCGCAAATCATCCGGTATTTCGTGTAGATCAGCATTTAAAAGTGTTCCTAGAGTATGACCAGGACCTGTGTGCAAAGCCGCGTAAGAAAATGGCTATTTTCGGTGGTTTTGTTAAGTCATTAGGAAAGACGACAGACGAAATATTAATGAGTGCAACAGTTCGAGACGTAAATGATTTCTTTGAAAATGAGCTACAATTTCTCATTGAATATCATGGGCATCTGCGTGATGCTGCCGTACGAACTGAGAAAATGACGCAACGTCATAAAGAAGTCAGTGAATGCCACCAAAAAATCTCAAACGCGTTAATGCAACTATCAACCGCAGAAAAAGGAAGCATGGAAACCTTTTGTGCTAAATCAGCcgaaatctttgaaaaaattaag AACTTGGAAGCACGAGTCTCTAGCGATCAGGACTTGAAGCTCGGGGATACATTGCGTTACTACCAGCGGGACAGCGATGCAGCAAAAGCACTCTTAATTCGTCGTTTACGTTGTTTAGCCGCATATGAGGCGGCCAATCGTAATTTAGAGAAAGCGCGTGCCAAAAATAAGGACGTTCATGCT CCTTTGGATGTTCAAGAG GCTGAAGCAGCCCAAGCAGAGGCCTGTGAGAAATTCGAATCGATGTCCGCTTGTGGAAAGGAAGAATTAGTTGGATTTCGCAATCGCCGCGTAGCTGCCTTCAAGAAAGG gTTGGTTGAACTAGCTGAACTGGAGATCAAGCACGCACGCACTCAATATGAATATTTACGCCAATCTCTTTTGGCGCTGAAAGAAATTGCCTGA
- the LOC126754142 gene encoding sorting nexin-6 isoform X2, whose amino-acid sequence MLNFYSNILQKSQEPKSKISNTRFKRYSVYRNNGSIESVNIKSVLVHMQDGTDDLATVENLAKSTPLGVENSISTNNPTIMEVSSPNTQRETEGGNPLATNTNNGSGTVTSESSSSAITPAALAENTLHVEISDALSEKDKVKFTVHTRTTLPGFVKQDNNVVRQHEEFVWLHDRFEENEEYAGYIIPPCPPRPDFDASREKLQRLGEGEGNMTKEEFKKMKSELEAEYLATFKKTVAMHEVFLRRLANHPVFRVDQHLKVFLEYDQDLCAKPRKKMAIFGGFVKSLGKTTDEILMSATVRDVNDFFENELQFLIEYHGHLRDAAVRTEKMTQRHKEVSECHQKISNALMQLSTAEKGSMETFCAKSAEIFEKIKNLEARVSSDQDLKLGDTLRYYQRDSDAAKALLIRRLRCLAAYEAANRNLEKARAKNKDVHAAEAAQAEACEKFESMSACGKEELVGFRNRRVAAFKKGLVELAELEIKHARTQYEYLRQSLLALKEIA is encoded by the exons ATGTTGAATTTTTATAGCAATATCCTTCAAAAGTCCCAAGAACccaaatcaaaaatatcaaatacgCGATTCAAGAGATATTCAGTGTATAGAAACAATGGCTCTATTGaaagtgtaaatataaaaagtgtgtTGGTGCATATGCAG GACGGAACGGATGACTTAGCAACAGTTGAAAATCTGGCTAAAAGTACGCCACTCGGCGTAGAAAATAGCATTTCAACCAACAATCCAACAATAATGGAAGTTTCTTCTCCTAATACACAACGGGAAACCGAAGGCGGAAATCCTTTAGCAACTAATACAAATAACGGCAGTGGTACTGTCACCTCCGAGTCGTCTTCATCAGCAATCACACCTGCTGCGCTCGCGGAAAATACTTTGCATGTGGAAATTTCCGATGCTTTGAGTGAAAAGGATAAAGTTAAGTTTACCGTGCACACACGAACAACCTTGCCCGGTTTTGTGAAGCAAGACAATAATGTGGTACGTCAGCACGAGGAATTTGTTTGGTTGCACGACCGTTTCGAAGAAAATGAAGAATATGCCGGTTATATT atACCACCATGCCCGCCACGCCCCGACTTCGATGCCTCGCGAGAAAAATTACAGCGGCTTGGAGAGGGCGAAGGCAATATGACAAAGGAAGAATTTAAGAAAATGAAGTCCGAACTCGAAGC cGAATACTTGGCCACCTTCAAGAAAACAGTAGCCATGCATGAAGTTTTCTTGCGCCGACTCGCAAATCATCCGGTATTTCGTGTAGATCAGCATTTAAAAGTGTTCCTAGAGTATGACCAGGACCTGTGTGCAAAGCCGCGTAAGAAAATGGCTATTTTCGGTGGTTTTGTTAAGTCATTAGGAAAGACGACAGACGAAATATTAATGAGTGCAACAGTTCGAGACGTAAATGATTTCTTTGAAAATGAGCTACAATTTCTCATTGAATATCATGGGCATCTGCGTGATGCTGCCGTACGAACTGAGAAAATGACGCAACGTCATAAAGAAGTCAGTGAATGCCACCAAAAAATCTCAAACGCGTTAATGCAACTATCAACCGCAGAAAAAGGAAGCATGGAAACCTTTTGTGCTAAATCAGCcgaaatctttgaaaaaattaag AACTTGGAAGCACGAGTCTCTAGCGATCAGGACTTGAAGCTCGGGGATACATTGCGTTACTACCAGCGGGACAGCGATGCAGCAAAAGCACTCTTAATTCGTCGTTTACGTTGTTTAGCCGCATATGAGGCGGCCAATCGTAATTTAGAGAAAGCGCGTGCCAAAAATAAGGACGTTCATGCT GCTGAAGCAGCCCAAGCAGAGGCCTGTGAGAAATTCGAATCGATGTCCGCTTGTGGAAAGGAAGAATTAGTTGGATTTCGCAATCGCCGCGTAGCTGCCTTCAAGAAAGG gTTGGTTGAACTAGCTGAACTGGAGATCAAGCACGCACGCACTCAATATGAATATTTACGCCAATCTCTTTTGGCGCTGAAAGAAATTGCCTGA
- the LOC126754142 gene encoding sorting nexin-6 isoform X3 — MMDGTDDLATVENLAKSTPLGVENSISTNNPTIMEVSSPNTQRETEGGNPLATNTNNGSGTVTSESSSSAITPAALAENTLHVEISDALSEKDKVKFTVHTRTTLPGFVKQDNNVVRQHEEFVWLHDRFEENEEYAGYIIPPCPPRPDFDASREKLQRLGEGEGNMTKEEFKKMKSELEAEYLATFKKTVAMHEVFLRRLANHPVFRVDQHLKVFLEYDQDLCAKPRKKMAIFGGFVKSLGKTTDEILMSATVRDVNDFFENELQFLIEYHGHLRDAAVRTEKMTQRHKEVSECHQKISNALMQLSTAEKGSMETFCAKSAEIFEKIKNLEARVSSDQDLKLGDTLRYYQRDSDAAKALLIRRLRCLAAYEAANRNLEKARAKNKDVHAPLDVQEAEAAQAEACEKFESMSACGKEELVGFRNRRVAAFKKGLVELAELEIKHARTQYEYLRQSLLALKEIA; from the exons ATGATG GACGGAACGGATGACTTAGCAACAGTTGAAAATCTGGCTAAAAGTACGCCACTCGGCGTAGAAAATAGCATTTCAACCAACAATCCAACAATAATGGAAGTTTCTTCTCCTAATACACAACGGGAAACCGAAGGCGGAAATCCTTTAGCAACTAATACAAATAACGGCAGTGGTACTGTCACCTCCGAGTCGTCTTCATCAGCAATCACACCTGCTGCGCTCGCGGAAAATACTTTGCATGTGGAAATTTCCGATGCTTTGAGTGAAAAGGATAAAGTTAAGTTTACCGTGCACACACGAACAACCTTGCCCGGTTTTGTGAAGCAAGACAATAATGTGGTACGTCAGCACGAGGAATTTGTTTGGTTGCACGACCGTTTCGAAGAAAATGAAGAATATGCCGGTTATATT atACCACCATGCCCGCCACGCCCCGACTTCGATGCCTCGCGAGAAAAATTACAGCGGCTTGGAGAGGGCGAAGGCAATATGACAAAGGAAGAATTTAAGAAAATGAAGTCCGAACTCGAAGC cGAATACTTGGCCACCTTCAAGAAAACAGTAGCCATGCATGAAGTTTTCTTGCGCCGACTCGCAAATCATCCGGTATTTCGTGTAGATCAGCATTTAAAAGTGTTCCTAGAGTATGACCAGGACCTGTGTGCAAAGCCGCGTAAGAAAATGGCTATTTTCGGTGGTTTTGTTAAGTCATTAGGAAAGACGACAGACGAAATATTAATGAGTGCAACAGTTCGAGACGTAAATGATTTCTTTGAAAATGAGCTACAATTTCTCATTGAATATCATGGGCATCTGCGTGATGCTGCCGTACGAACTGAGAAAATGACGCAACGTCATAAAGAAGTCAGTGAATGCCACCAAAAAATCTCAAACGCGTTAATGCAACTATCAACCGCAGAAAAAGGAAGCATGGAAACCTTTTGTGCTAAATCAGCcgaaatctttgaaaaaattaag AACTTGGAAGCACGAGTCTCTAGCGATCAGGACTTGAAGCTCGGGGATACATTGCGTTACTACCAGCGGGACAGCGATGCAGCAAAAGCACTCTTAATTCGTCGTTTACGTTGTTTAGCCGCATATGAGGCGGCCAATCGTAATTTAGAGAAAGCGCGTGCCAAAAATAAGGACGTTCATGCT CCTTTGGATGTTCAAGAG GCTGAAGCAGCCCAAGCAGAGGCCTGTGAGAAATTCGAATCGATGTCCGCTTGTGGAAAGGAAGAATTAGTTGGATTTCGCAATCGCCGCGTAGCTGCCTTCAAGAAAGG gTTGGTTGAACTAGCTGAACTGGAGATCAAGCACGCACGCACTCAATATGAATATTTACGCCAATCTCTTTTGGCGCTGAAAGAAATTGCCTGA
- the LOC126754143 gene encoding uncharacterized protein LOC126754143: MNDFGFIDYKKPSDECKDDMRTSTYRSHVYMTDTMMGNHMHAKFKEPKPYSIDPTLEKLRTSDYKANYTWKYDDPNKVINPSLGPKVQLMKNYEDRRLRFISRPMRPACSTMHQDFLWNPKAAPVPPTPIALPSPVAASKVVINRAKPSFSKLLDPAATTSRLSFVHYTPAELMGSVARHDNITFWNWPKYNTQIKRVFPGRDDTQCDDKAARECPKRHCEFPSLVQHVPNSGMTTEVRANYIEPIKRTIDFETAHIHNRLVYEPVTPLSKETEYKVYGSGERTLKYV, translated from the exons aTGAATGACTTTGGATTCATCGATTACAAAAAGCCAAGTGATGAGTGTAAGGACGATATGCGTACCTCCACATATCGGAGTCATGTCTATATGACAGACACGATGATGGGGAACCATATGCATGCCAAATTCAAAGAACCAAAACCGTATAGCATAGACCCAACCTTGGAGAAACTGCGCACCAGCGACTACAAAGCCAATTATACATGGAAA TATGATGACCCAAATAAAGTGATTAATCCCTCGCTTGGTCCAAAAGTGCAACTAATGAAAAATTACGAAGATCGACGTCTACGTTTCATCAGTCGTCCAATGCGACCAGCCTGCAGCACCATGCACCAAGATTTTCTTTGGAATCCTAAAGCAGCACCTGTACCACCTACGCCTATAGCTTTACCCTCCCCTGTGGCGGCTTCTAAAGTCGTCATTAATCGTGCTAAACcgagtttttcaaaattactcGATCCCGCAGCAACCACGTCACGCCTCTCATTTGTCCATTACACGCCCGCTGAGTTGATGGGTAGCGTGGCGCGACATGACAATATAACATTTTGGAATTGGCCTAAATATAATACGCAAATCAAGCGTGTTTTCCCCGGACGCGATGACACTCAATGCGATGACAAAGCTGCAAGGGAATGCCCAAAACGCCATTGTGAGTTCCCCAGCTTGGTACAACATGTGCCCAACTCTGGCATGACAACGGAGGTGCGTGCCAATTACATTGAGCCAATTAAACGCACAATCGACTTTGAaactgcacacatacacaatcgTTTGGTATACGAGCCAGTAACACCGTTATCGAAGGAAACCGAATACAAGGTGTACGGTTCCGGCGAGCGAACACTGAAATATGTCTAA
- the LOC126754144 gene encoding cytidine deaminase-like, producing the protein MDIYQVTGLKKPEFVEHIEKYGDLDEPTKELIQAAIAVQKHAYVQYSNFYVGAAFRTKDNRIFAGCNIENASFTPTSCAERTAISKAVSEGYLEFVAGAVVAYQEDAFTTPCGVCRQFIMEFAPNDIPLFITKSQVNVAKSDEDLVLSTSIYNLLPHGFRTYKKN; encoded by the exons ATGGACATATACCAGGTGACGGGTTTGAAGAAACCAGAATTTGTTGAGCACATCGAAAAATACGGTGATTTGG ATGAACCTACTAAAGAACTGATACAAGCAGCGATTGCAGTCCAGAAGCACGCCTATGTACAATACAGTAACTTCTACGTTGGTGCTGCTTTCCGCACGAAAGACAATCGCATCTTTGCAGGTTGTAATATTGAAAACGCCAGTTTCACGCCCACATCGTGTGCTGAACGCACCGCCATCAGCAAAGCCGTTTCTGAGGGATACCTCGAGTTTGTTGCAGGTGCAGTGGTCGCTTATCAAGAGGACGCCTTCACAACGCCGTGTGGCGTGTGTCGACAATTTATAATGGAGTTTGCGCCTAACGATATACCACTATTCATTACAAAATCGCAAGTCAATGTTGCGAAGTCTGACGAAGATCTGGTGCTGTCGACATCCATCTATAATCTGCTGCCTCATGGATTTCGCACGTATAAAAAGAATTGA
- the LOC126752422 gene encoding cytidine deaminase-like — MPRVIVYNTNADKQVRDFKELAPDAQELIRAAIEARRMAYCPYSKFQVGAAIQTGDGSIYTGCNIENGAYPAGICAERTAACKAVSDGKRDFVACAVVAQQESGFTTPCGVCRQFLAEFAMQRDFPLYCAKPACPPLHVLVTSIRDLLPRSFSFLGNK, encoded by the exons ATGCCACGCGTCATAGTATATAATACCAATGCAGATAAGCAAGTACGTGACTTCAAGGaattag CTCCGGACGCTCAAGAACTAATAAGAGCAGCTATAGAGGCGCGGCGAATGGCTTATTGCCCGTACAGCAAATTTCAAGTGGGCGCAGCTATACAAACGGGAGATGGATCAATTTATACAGGTTGCAACATAGAAAACGGTGCATATCCGGCGGGAATATGCGCCGAACGTACTGCTGCTTGCAAGGCGGTTAGCGATGGGAAGCGCGATTTCGTTGCCTGCGCAGTGGTGGCACAGCAAGAGAGCGGATTTACCACTCCATGTGGAGTTTGCCGGCAATTCCTAGCTGAATTTGCTATGCAAAGAGATTTCCCTCTATATTGTGCCAAACCAGCTTGTCCACCGCTACATGTTCTAGTCACAAGTATTCGGGATCTGTTGCCTCGCAGCTTTTCTTTTCtgggaaataaataa
- the LOC126752252 gene encoding cysteine-rich protein 2-binding protein — MNCAYCNRTLAEDEDCLECVECDSVVHAKCLRTCRPGDLLGDVFFDFTCAACMNLQNDAPSTSMSAKTAAPRENFVRQRLSWFMIVVLTLYNLSVKSKGLSHHGFFHWRSHIVSFINKNWDFLMEPGTRRRKNWFGSISGNLSHYSPEFFLSGQETIQKSGWWRLAQSNLTPKAIHKKYEEFSQKRSQMRNDKKIHEDIDSADDQQESKRRRRNDSDDDLIPIADGCSRTIPYMGRTPKIAKQLNIVDDDIKNLQQQQPLNTVQSSLMDFLAENLANYDLFNSLPNISTDTLGGGDEKTDFLPLLETHNDNANIFNPLEAKSKISPDVTNANTKEPIADKFKSFYNSDDHHEQKLSTLEASEQLCQEDSMQTPSEYSNDPDDDDEYQPRIVQVTNFQQLNQSPRKELSSSVGEQPLLSQLDHTIKKEIKSEAEQSESEDATGKAKRTVENPESDNEAEETTTVMSVCKPSLFTKIPRRNWPWLIEEDEVSEDHIDSQTIEKKPFQENESLIMMSEYEETELLLKLRKIFDMEEKCKIDIPAYVRRFYRKLCVREWKREHGKSLFNLDDQINGKNSDLLANEAKAQIIDRYQLISLSSDNIRKSFYARIAGSFDYEMFESPYSHRILHPFIYRDKEIAPPWLKLMCELQFTVNKQYPFRSTIDFCYVRPNHIAAVNALLQTTFWPGIDMSECLSYPDYSVVALYKKLVVGCGFLVPDVGFNEAYISFMAVRPNWQRCGIGTFMLYHLIQTCMSKDITLHVSASNPAVVLYQKFGFKIEEVILDFYEKYLPINSKQSRTAFFLRLLRS; from the exons ATGAATTGTGCTTATTGTAATCGAACTCTTGCTGAGGACGAAGATTGTCTTGAGTGCGTAGAATGTGATTCTGTGGTACATGCAAAGTGCTTACGCACGTGTCGGCCTGGTGATTTATTAGGTGATGTTTTCTTCGATTTCACCTGTGCGGCGTGCATGAATTTGCAAAATGATGCGCCTTCTACCTCAATGTCGGCTAAAACCGCAGCTCCACGCGAAAATTTCGTGCGTCAGCGTTTGTCCTGGTTCATGATTGTGGTTTTGACACTATACAATTTATCTGTGAAATCGAAAGGCCTTAGCCATCATGGCTTCTTCCATTGGCGCTCGCATATCGTGAGTTTTATCAATAAGAATTGGGACTTTTTAATGGAACCAGGAAC ACGACGACGCAAGAATTGGTTCGGTTCCATCTCCGGTAACTTATCACATTACAGCCCCGAGttttttttatccggccaagaaaCTATCCAGAAATCAGGTTGGTGGCGTCTTGCTCAGTCTAATTTAACTCCAAAAGctattcacaaaaaat ATGAAGAATTTAGTCAGAAGCGTTCACAAATGCGGAATGACAAAAAAATCCATGAGGATATTGATAGCGCTGATGACCAACAGGAAAGCAAGCGCAGACGCCGTAATGATTCCGATGATGACTTGATACCCATAGCTGATGGATGCAGCCGTACtat ACCATATATGGGCCGCACACCTAAAATAGCGAAGCAGCTTAATATAGTTGATGATGATATTAaaaacttacaacaacaacaaccacttaaCACCGTTCAGTCAAGTTTAATGGACTTTTTGGCAGAAAATTTAGCTAACTACGATTTATTCAATTCATTGCCGAATATTTCCACAGACACTCTCGGTGGTGGAGAtgaaaaaactgattttcttccactACTTGAAACTCACAATGATaacgcaaatattttcaatccATTGGAAGCGAAAAGCAAAATTAGTCCTGATGTCACTAATGCAAATACGAAGGAGCCTATAGCTGATAAATTCAAAAGCTTCTACAATTCAGACGATCACCATGAACAAAAATTGTCCACATTAGAAGCCTCCGAAcaatt GTGTCAAGAAGATTCTATGCAAACGCCATCTGAGTACAGTAATGATCCAGATGACGATGATGAATACCAACCGCGCATAGTACAAGTAACCAATTTTCAACAGCTCAACCAGTCTCCAAGAAAAGAGCTTAGCAGCTCAGTAGGTGAACAACCTTTGCTATCTCAGTTAGATCACACAATCAAAAAAGAGATAAAATCTGAGGCAGAACAATCAGAAAGCGAAGATGCCACAGGCAAAGCTAAGCGAACAGTTGAGAATCCTGAGTCGGATAATGAGGCTGAGGAAACTACGACCGTTATGAGTGTTTGCAAACCTAGTCTTTTCACAAAAATACCACGGCGAAACTGGCCATGGTTGATAGAAGAAGATGAGGTATCTGAGGATCATATAGACAGCCAAACCATTGAAAAGAAGCCATTTCAGGAAAATGAAAG TTTAATAATGATGAGTGAATACGAAGAGACCGAACTTTTATTGAAGCTTCGTAAAATATTCGATATggaagaaaaatgcaaaattgataTTCCCGCCTATGTACGACGTTTCTACAGAAAACTTTGTGTGCGTGAATGGAAACGTGAACATGGCAAGTCACTTTTCAACTTAGACGATCAAATAAATGGCAAGAACAGTGATTTACTAGCAAACGAAGCCAAAGCACAAATCATTGATAGATATCAG CTTATATCGCTTTCTTCGGACAACATACGCAAATCGTTCTACGCACGAATCGCGGGATCTTTTGACTACGAAATGTTTGAATCGCCTTATTCCCACCGAATTTTACATCCGTTCATCTACAGAGATAAGGAAATAGCTCCGCCTTGGTTGAAG CTAATGTGCGAGCTCCAATTTACTGTTAATAAACAGTATCCGTTTCGCTCAACAATTGATTTTTGTTATGTGCGTCCTAATCACATTGCTGCAGTCAACGCTTTACTGCAAACAACCTTTTGGCCTGGGATCGACA TGTCTGAATGCCTAAGCTATCCGGATTACAGTGTGGTAGCGCTCTACAAAAAGTTGGTGGTCGGTTGTGGTTTTCTTGTACCTGATGTCGGTTTCAACGAGGCATACATTTCCTTTATGGCCGTTCGACCCAATTGGCAACGTTGCGGCATAGGTACTTTTATGCTGTATCATCTTATACAG acTTGTATGTCAAAGGACATAACGCTGCATGTATCCGCCTCTAATCCCGCCGTTGTGCTATACCAAAAATTCGGCTTTAAAATAGAGGAAGTAATACTCGATTTTTATGAGAAATATTTACCCATCAATTCTAAGCAGAGTCGAACTGCTTTCTTTCTAAGACTTTTGAGGTCATAG